A stretch of DNA from Anopheles nili chromosome 2, idAnoNiliSN_F5_01, whole genome shotgun sequence:
TAAAAGAAGAGTAAGTCTATGAGCATGAAATAAGAACACCTTGTCCGCCGAACGAGGAGTTTGCGTGTCGTGAAAAACATAAACCCGGCTCGGTGCAGCATATGCCAAGCATAATTTGCTGGTATTAAAAGTTGTGCGTTACATTTCGCTTCTAAGCACGACAACGGTCGTGTACGCAAAGTATCTGCAGAGCCAGCATACCGCGTTCAACCCAATAATCAGGCTCTAAACAACGTGTTAAACATCTCGGAATGGCTGCTGCACCTGTTATCATTCCATCCATCGCAAAACATACATCAACGGTAAGTGAGAGCAAAGTCTAATCACGAGATTCTAGGGCTTCCGTTGCTTCCGGGTGTGTTAGTTACTATAAAAAGCTACTTATCTCTCTATTTTTCGTGATTACTTTTTCACAAACGAGTGCTGTTTTGAAACTTGTTCttatcatgttttttttgtttttcattgcaGCTAATTTTTCTTCACGGTCTAGGCGATACCGGGTATGTGTTAGGCATAATCTAAACATAGCACGATAAAATCaacatgttttcatttccaagtATTCCCAGCATCTTTATCATCGCTTTATCCTGCTTTATCCTTGTAAACAttaagttgaaaaaaaaacagttgaaaCTACAATGGTGACAACTGGcgtgaaggaaggaaaaatcaatttttcaacgTTACATCCCTCCTATCCTCCAGTGATTTTTAGTCACCTGTTTTGCTGGCCGCGGCCCACATGCATGGAAAATGCATACAGTTTGTCTCCTTCCCTCCTTACGGTCATTCTGGTGCTTGGACATGTTTTCTGTCGTTCCCCTTGAACCAAGTGACCTTCAGAATATCGGTGATGGTGTGCGGCAGAACAGAGTCCTTGTTTAGGTGGCGCGCTTTCTAACAGGCTTCGTGGTGCTGTGTGTGGACACATTGATTTAATTATGTAATTTAGTTGTCACCCCAGCGAGTGCGACGTGTGGGAACCCCCATTTGGTAGTTTGGTTTGTTGTGGGCTTGTCCGTAAGACCGTTCACAGCGCATATTTTATCAGTCCTATGGGAATTTGTAATATAGCATTATTTGTTGATGGGTTTAcctttaaaatttaattatctctttatttttctattcaaATCAGCCATGGGTGGGCTAATTCGATGGGATCACTCCGGACGCCGGACATGAAGGTGATCTGCCCGACCGCACCGAACATGCCGGTCACGATGAATGGCGGTTTTCGGTTGAACTCATGGTTCGATCTGAAATCGATCTCGATCAGTGACCCCGAGGATGAAGAGGGTATCAAGCGGGCAACGCGAACGGTTCACGAGCTCATACAGAGTGAAATGAAAGCTGGCATTGCGTCGAACCGGATCATGCTCGGTGGCTTCTCTCAGGGTGGTGCGCTCGCTCTTTACGCGGGGTTGACATTTTCGGAACCACTGGCCGGTGTGATGGCACTCTCCTGTTGGTTACCGATGCACAAGAGCTTCCCGGGAGTGCGGAAGTGCCCGGATATCGTGCCGGTTTGTAACAATTCTTCTACCACAGCGTTACGATTACGACTGAAGCAAGTTCAATTGTATTGCAGATTCTTCAATGCCACGGTGACTGTGATCCTATCGTGTTCTATAAGTTTGGTCAATTATCGTCCAGCGTGCTGAAATCGTTCATGAAAAATTCGCACTTTCAGACATACCAAGGACTGGGACATAGCTCCTGTGATGCGGAACTGAGCGACATGAAGGTGAGAATAGAACGGAATGGAGAATGTTATGGAATGTTATTAATTTCTGGGTTTCTTTCCATGTGCACAGAAATTCATCGAGGATCACGTTCCTCGCCAGTGAACAACCAATGGTTGGCTCTTTACTTCGACCGGCAATTTAGCGAATCCTATCGCATGTTTGCTTACAATAAAATCGTCAAATCGTACGTAAAGGGAAACGATAGTAGCCAGCAGGATTGTAGTATCGATTCgttttaatagttttttttagtattctgTTATACAtctttgtaatttatttcacctcGAAGAACTTGCCGTCGGAAAGGTGATCACTTAGGTTATGCATTATATTATTGAAACGGAACGTGCGTCCGTCGTATAAGCAATCATAAATGCAGGTGAAAGGTTAAAGGGCCAAAAAGCAGATCAAATCTACCCTTCGGCAACGATCTGCAACATGAACCTGTAACTGAGTCAATGTTATGAACTATTTTCATGCAATAATCGAACCACATGGCTGGGTGGAAATTTAATCGTTTCCCCTAGGTCTCCAATAACTAGGTCCCCCGGTGGCCAAACGTAGCTCTTATCGTTCGAAGTGGTTAGATAGCTGTACGGTTTGATGAATTGCTAGCATATTGATTGCACTTCGTCGTCCTTCGTTAGATTAAATTTAGTGCACGATGAGAGAAACGGTGTAAATGAACCGAAAATACATGATGCAGGGCtcaaagaaatgaaacgataATATTAAAAGAGGCAACTTATGTAAGCAAAAGTATTCCACTCcagtgaaaaattaaacgcaATTAATGATACCTAGCAGAAAGGCGATAACAATGTGAGTGTATGTGAACTTGCTGAGCGAGGAAAggtatacatttttatttagtcAAAAAAGCAGACTTTGAAGTGATGCCGGCTAGTATTATATACACTTATTATACCGTTTGAAGAATGTTGTTCTGTAAAGAAAACTTATGATCCGTTTCTTTCTcaaattattcttttttattatcaatgaatgtttttttcttatgatTCTTTCATGATTTTATTCTAAACTCACTTGCTTGATATCTATCAGTTCGTTTCAATTCCGTTAAATCCATCTATCTATCACTCTAACTGTAGCTACCGAATTTCGAGaagtaaaattgaaatcaattagTTGTAAACAACCAAATACAGCAGCCAACACGTTAGAATTGATAATCAAAACAACAATCTAGAATGCCAACCGTTACGAAGAAGCTAATAAGCGAGAAAAATTTTTAACTTTTCAGAGCTAAAACACTTATTTTCAATGTGTCAAAATCCGTCACTAGCACGTTAGGATAGTTTCTGTAGACGCGTTTGTTTATTGCTCCCTTTCCGCAAAGCTTACGGAACCTTTGTTCCGTGACGAATTTAGGCGTGGATTTTCCTAACTGCATCAACACGGTAACGTCCATGGCTTGTGAAGCCTTCGATTTTGCTAGCACATTTCAATGGGAGAATGTAACATTTTTAGGAACCGTTTTACTTATGAAACCAGCTTGAAATGGTTAAGAGAAGACTCTCGCGCATGGTCGAATGCTTTCGAGCACGCAACCGAATGCATCCAGTTCTATTTCCATAAAGGACATGTAGTAGAAGGCTTACAGTttcgaatgcaaaaataacCAGCAACCAGCAAAATCTACTTAACCACGTAAACATATTACGAAATGCTCACAGGATGCAATACGATTGGCAGACGTTtgcgagagaaaacaaacaaaacacactcatacacaatTTACGGATGTAATAGACCGCATTCGCTAGAGACAAGTTAATTGGAAGATGATAACCATTTGAAATATTAATCAGCATAATGTATTTCTGGTCGTGAAAACACCACAAGAGATTTAACAATATATTTTAGGTTACAAAACCAATCTGATGCTAACGGAAGTGGAGTTATACAAATGTATTTCTTTTCAGCGAAGAACGCATGCAGACAAATCATCGAGCTGAATGTGGTTCCACTATTCGGATGGATGTAAAATGAGACATGGGCGCTGCTGTACATCTCTTTAGGCactatcgttttattttaaatctcTGCGAGGATTCCTCCTTGTCTATAGTATTTGACCTCGCTCAGTGTGCTATCCGGATCGTAGCAAATCGGTAACCCCTCGTTTGCGTACCTCGGATCATCACCTTAACGGTGCCCTTGGTGCATATCTTAAACAGCTTCTCCAGCCCCCTGGCCGTGACGTACCCGATGCCGGAAACATTTCCCTCCGACAGGCTGAAACCGCACTGTGTCACATATCCAAAGCATTCACGGGTGCACTGATTACGAATCGTGGCTGGTGTGGCCGGCAGCCACAGTTCGGACATCCTTTTGAGCTGCTCCTCGACCAGGGCGCGGTTATTTGCCTTTGGAATGCGCACCAGCGCCCCGGGTTTGGCCCGTTGGAGACGTTTTTTCTCCCGCACCCGTCGATTGCGGAGACGTTTAAGTGTCCGCAGGTGTTGCGCCCGCAAAGTGGCCCGTTCCGTGGCGTGTGGATCCTGCTGCAACGGTTCCATGTAGACCGGACCATGCTGCGCGTCGAGGCGGTTCTGCTTGTTCATCCGGAAATCGCTTCGGTTCGGCAGGCAAATGAGGGCATTATCGCCCGGATTGCCACGTGTTTTCAGTGTCAGCAGGACGGGCACAAGCGCATTGGGTGACAGGCCGATCGAGTGGATGTTGAATTTCCGATCGAGCGCCATCCTAAGCTTTGCGAGGGAATCTTGATCGCGCAGGACGTAAAAAGGGGATGCGTCGTTTCCCTCCTTTAGCGTGCTGTTCCACTCCCGCGTGAGCTGCGTCCAGGGGCACCGAAATGGTGACACGATTGAGAGTTTCGTGTAGTTCACGCGCTTGTTGCTCGGTCGGTTGAAGTACTTTTGTAAGGCTTCCGTTTGGACACGGGTCGCCTCCAGCTGTCCAGGAACTGTATCGGGAACCCCGTATCGATCGTAACCGGACTCGAGCGCCATCATGTTGAGCTGCTGTTG
This window harbors:
- the LOC128720127 gene encoding acyl-protein thioesterase 1, with product MAAAPVIIPSIAKHTSTLIFLHGLGDTGHGWANSMGSLRTPDMKVICPTAPNMPVTMNGGFRLNSWFDLKSISISDPEDEEGIKRATRTVHELIQSEMKAGIASNRIMLGGFSQGGALALYAGLTFSEPLAGVMALSCWLPMHKSFPGVRKCPDIVPILQCHGDCDPIVFYKFGQLSSSVLKSFMKNSHFQTYQGLGHSSCDAELSDMKKFIEDHVPRQ